The following coding sequences are from one Venturia canescens isolate UGA chromosome 5, ASM1945775v1, whole genome shotgun sequence window:
- the Wdr82 gene encoding WD repeat-containing protein 82: MKLVDHVVRSFKVAKVFRENSDRINSIDFSTSGDTLISCSEDDQIVIYDCEKGTQMRTVNSKKYGVDLIHFTHAKNTAIHSSTKVDDTIRYLSLHDNKYIRYFPGHTKKVVSLCISPVEDTFLSGSMDKTLRLWDLRSPNCHGVMNVSGRPVAAYDPEGLIFAAGVNSECIKLYDLRSFDKGPFVTFALSQEKECDWTGLKFSKDGKTILISTNGSIIRLIDAFHGTPLQTFTGYLNNKGIAIEASFSPDSQFVFSGSTDGRVHIWNADTGYKVCVLNGDHPAPVQCIQFNPKYMMLASACTNMAFWLPTVEDTA; encoded by the coding sequence ATGAAGCTCGTAGACCACGTGGTGCGGAGTTTCAAAGTGGCGAAAGTATTTCGGGAGAATTCCGACCGCATAAACAgcatcgatttttcaacgagtGGCGATACGTTAATATCATGCTCGGAGGACGATCAAATAGTGATATACGATTGTGAGAAGGGCACGCAAATGAGAACGGTCAATTCGAAGAAATACGGAGTCGATCTCATACACTTTACCCATGCTAAAAACACTGCTATACACAGCAGCACCAAGGTCGACGATACGATTAGATATTTGAGTTTACACGACAACAAGTACATTAGATATTTTCCTGGACACACGAAAAAGGTTGTTTCCCTATGCATAAGTCCTGTGGAAGACACATTTTTGTCCGGCTCAATGGACAAAACCCTGAGACTTTGGGACCTCAGATCACCCAATTGTCATGGTGTTATGAACGTTTCCGGACGTCCTGTCGCTGCTTATGATCCGGAAGGACTCATTTTTGCTGCCGGTGTCAATTCCGAATGTATAAAACTCTACGACTTGCGCAGCTTTGACAAGGGCCCTTTTGTCACTTTCGCGCTGTCACAAGAAAAAGAATGCGATTGGACAGGCTTGAAATTCAGCAAGGACGGAAAGACCATTCTCATCTCCACCAATGGCAGTATAATTCGTCTCATTGATGCTTTCCATGGCACGCCGTTACAAACGTTCACCGGTTACCTCAATAACAAGGGCATAGCGATAGAAGCAAGTTTCAGTCCGGACTCCCAATTTGTCTTCAGTGGCTCCACCGATGGTCGAGTACACATTTGGAACGCGGATACTGGCTACAAAGTTTGTGTTCTCAACGGGGACCATCCGGCCCCGGTTCAGTGTATACAATTCAATCCAAAATATATGATGCTCGCATCCGCATGCACAAATATGGCATTTTGGCTGCCGACCGTTGAGGACACTGCGTAA